In Cyprinus carpio isolate SPL01 chromosome B7, ASM1834038v1, whole genome shotgun sequence, a genomic segment contains:
- the LOC122137859 gene encoding jmjC domain-containing histone demethylation protein 1-like: MGNERKIMALQILKASVFDEAENCAMCSLKKTAGSVHRFINWIQCDTCERWYHEECLGMAKEDLEQARANKWNCILCS; this comes from the exons ATGGGCAATGAACGGAAAATTATGGCTCTGCAGATACTCAAAGCATCAG TGTTTGATGAAGCCGAAAACTGTGCCATGTGTTCACTTAAAAAGACTGCTGGATCTGTGCATCGTTTCATAAATTGG ATCCAATGTGACACATGTGAAAGGTGGTACCATGAAGAGTGCCTGGGTATGGCCAAAGAAGACCTGGAACAGGCCAGAGCTAACAAATGGAACTGCATATTGTGCTCTTAA
- the LOC109093020 gene encoding uncharacterized protein LOC109093020: protein MLYLCRTKSKDCMKDLKTVLSCATLGGLLDKQEKHPCDSKRVSPLLSSPTMALASFHLMQTLRNSPAALRRRFRRDRTESLSHGDPLFKVHYLGTEKIFSLDLEQAEDAIDRLLDGAPGKLSKDHALVVRPRYVEVKELSTGRQLTKTYLQDIAYCASHTARPNVFLYICRQPGQQLQCRVFWCSRAERAKDMTACLAMSFQRALNDWQGGCATLPQGEGITKEPEISGTPTAPKGSTLPASLGKVRWKKRGSVSRSPLRAISRSGSASDNWH from the exons ATGCTTTACCTGTGCCGGACCAAAAGCAAGGATTGCATGAAAG ATCTCAAGACTGTACTGAGTTGCGCCACACTGGGAGGCTTGCTGGATAAGCAGGAGAAGCATCCCTGTGACTCCAAAAGAGTGTCTCCGCTTCTATCTTCTCCCACGATGGCCCTGGCCTCCTTCCATCTGATGCAAACTCTAAGGAACTCTCCGGCGGCTCTGCGTCGACGATTCCGTCGCGACCGAACGGAGAGCCTGTCTCACGGCGATCCCCTCTTCAAGGTGCACTACCTCGGCACTGAAAAGATCTTCTCCCTGGACTTGGAGCAGGCGGAGGATGCCATTGATCGACTCCTGGATGGAGCCCCTGGGAAGCTTTCTAAAGATCACGCTCTAGTAGTGCGACCCCGATATGTGGAAGTTAAAGAACTGAGCACCGGAAGGCAGCTCACCAAGACCTACTTGCAGGATATCGCGTACTGTGCCTCGCACACGGCCAGACCCAATGTGTTTCTGTACATCTGCAGGCAGCCCGGTCAGCAGCTGCAATGCAGAGTGTTCTGGTGCAGTCGGGCAGAAAGGGCGAAGGACATGACCGCCTGCCTGGCAATGTCGTTTCAGAGAGCACTAAATGACTGGCAGGGTGGATGTGCCACGTTGCCGCAAGGGGAAGGGATCACTAAAGAGCCAGAGATTTCTGGTACACCCACTGCACCCAAAGGTTCAACATTGCCAGCCAGTTTGGGAAAAG TCCGTTGGAAGAAGAGGGGGTCGGTGTCCCGCAGTCCTCTCCGTGCCATTTCCAGAAGTGGTTCTGCCAGTGACAACTGGCATTGA